The Cyprinus carpio isolate SPL01 chromosome B8, ASM1834038v1, whole genome shotgun sequence genome segment gattattgagatgctgccctccattggtgagcaagtcatgtaatgctaaatttcaccaaatctgtttggatgaagaaataaactcattttattctttattctgcATAACATCTTGTTTTGCATTTGACATAAGAAATAatgttatttgtttgtatatttaaaaagaaaaagaaaaactatattGGTTTGACCTCTTGGTTCaggaaatgtgctttttacttttttaaaaaatgaaatcatctttctaaaataaatgcaattaaatactgaaaatacaaaactgactcctacagaaatgtatttttttctgtgattcaaCAGTTATTCTGTAATTAAGGCACACCGAGAGATTTGTATGGCATCTGAGATTGTTTATATTATCTTGAAGGTCTCATGATCAAAGTTTTAAACTAGCGGAAGAACTTATTGCTATGTTCTCCTTCTCAAAATAAATAGTGTCAATGTAAAGATATTCTTCACAGTCCATTTCTCACACACTAATTCTCAATTATCTCATTCTTTATGGAGAAACACCCATGTGTAAGATTCTCTGGAGAAGAAAAGATGACCAAAATGTCCTTCAAGATAGACCTCAACATTTTACTGAAGATGAGAATCTCAGTCTAACCCCCTTACTACATCTCTACCTGCCTTCATCATATCAGCTGCAGGGGCAGAGAGAAGACACAGCAGCGGGACAGGAAAATAGGTAAAACTAATACATAACTAGTAGAACATCATCCTTAGaaaaacaccatttttaaaaCAGATCTAGGCCTACAACTTTAAAAAGAGAGTCTGATCAAGCACATAATGAAATGGACAAGTGACAACACTTACAGAACATTCCACTTACTTGATAATATTTAACCAAATTAAACAATCCCATCTGAAAATGCTATATAAAAACGCACCAGTATAGCGACATGAAAAGCATCTTCCTCATTCAAATGCGGTAAGAAATATAGCATTTCACGATCATGAAAtcaagatgtaatattggtcttgggtgtcccaGAATgcctgtgaagtttcagctcaaaataccccacagatcatttattatgaCATCTGGAAAATGTCATACTGTGGGCGGGGCCTAAGCAATGTGATGTCATATTGCTTGGAGAATCAAAACGATTTGGTTTAATGGGGATTAAAAAATAAGGAGTGGATTGATTTTTAtaattgtagggtggttgtgttcacacactgctaACACGTATTTATGTTAATACaaccatgtaaaagtggattttgcacaATAGGTGCCCTTTACACGCTTCTACAGGTGGCAGTTTAAGATGAAACTGGTGCTTGGATGCCATAATCAACTATTTGGGTCTGCTTTACTTTTAGCTGTATGTTATGTGTTTTACTGTACATTGAGTTTGATTTTGTTGGTTAGATGTTCAAATGAAAAACCTCAACATCTTGTCATGGTGACATAATTATTCCCCAATCATAATTTCACAACAATAAAATTCCCCTGAcattttttgtaggctaaaacaccaaaaaaatgaGCTAGTATTTTAGCCCATCAGGTTCCATCATCCAAGAGTCAATGGGGTTTCaatgagtttttgttaaatgcatgaaataaggtctgtggttaataGGCTACACGCTTaaggtatttattttatattagatacTTTTATTGAAAACGTGATTGCTAACAAGTAGCAACTAAATGTTGTTGGGTACAATGAACATGACATTCTTTGTAAGAATCACATGTTTGTTGGTCACTGAGGTTATTTTCTGCAATGCAAATACCAGAGTGATGCTAATttctgggttggcctacaaaaaaaataccccttacaaaaattaaccatggttgtactacaaacaaaaccaaaaaaaaaaaaaaaaaaagacgtggttactatagttaaactatggtaaccacaaattaaccatggtttcgCTACACTaatcatagtttaaccatggtatttgtaataaaactgtgGTTTTTATACAACtggtaatcaatatgccaaaatACTATGGTTACTACACTTATCATAAAACCATCCTTGAAGGCTGCACAGCACTCTATCAACTGCAAATGTTTCTCATTGACAGCATGTCTCTTAAACATGCAGTGGTATTAGATGCCTTGGGAGTGAGAACATGTTGAGGCTAAAGTGCTTGTAATGTAGAAACTACATGAAACGAAATAGATGGCTAgcatattcaaatgcaaaaaataatggaATCGTTCATCCATCCCCTTGAGCAGTTAATGAGGATTCATGAGTGATATGATGAGTCGTCTGTGCCACTGAGGCTGTATTAAGTGCCATTGTGATCTGTGTGGTTAGTGCTGGTGACAGTGTGAAACTCACAATAGAGGAGGCCAGACTAGAGTAACTCATGCTAAAAATGACATTTACCTGGTGCTCACAGATGAAGTAAATTTAACTCAACAACTGCTCCCAACAGACATTACTAACTGCAGGCCGTTGTCAAGGTAGGAATATTGTCTCAGTCCCTTTGGTGAGGGGGTCCCACTAAGGTCTTCTATGACACAAGCTATTCATTTGGCCAGGATACACTCAAAGCATTTTCAGAGAACTAATAGTGTGTAAATTCTCCAATCTTCTCAAATTACTATGGACAGTTGTGTATATTTTCATGTAGATGTTTTCAGTTTCCCATGACTACCTTGTGCACTGcatgttttcagtttttctgtatCTTAGTATCATAGCAGCTGTAATATAGCTGAAGGTCAGGCTGcaaatataatttcacatttgGTATTTGCAGGTTTCACTCATGTTCCAGGCTAGCAAAACTCATTTCTCTGAACATAGGTCTCCAGGGTGCAGCAATCAAGAAAGGATTTCTGGCTTACTTAGCCTTAGGATGTAATCATTCTTTATGATGTTTGGACATCTGAAACCTCatagttttaaaagtaatatgctgtaaaattattttgccCTGCAGACAAACAGTCTTTTAATCTGTGAACAAATATAGTCCACATGCATTGCATGTTACTTGGCTGGAATTTTCTTTTAGGTTAAACAAGATGTGGTGTGAACACCTTTTTCCTTCAAGTGTTGACAATTTGTTTTCCTTATAAGAGCTCAGAGGTACATGAGAGGCAAGACGTCACAGAGGAACTCAGAGAGCATGACATCACCATGGAGAGCCAAAAACAAGACATCACCGTCAATAAAACAGCAGATGAAGGACAAAATGATTTCACAGATGGTATGCGATATGATAATACAGATACCTGTGAGAATGACACTCCTGAGGAAATGTTTGAGAATGACAAGATTGACGAAAAACGTCCACAAGACGTCACAGATGACAACAGACAACAGAAAATCATAGAAAATCAATGTGACATTGACAGATCGTTTAATATTGTAGAGGACAAGCAAGAATATGACATTACAGAGAAGACTGAAGGCGAATATAGGAGAATCAAATTGAATAGAAGTTCATACAAATCTTCTGATCTCAAACACAGAATCAAAACACGTTACCCGGCCACAGCTACAGCGCTAACGTTCCCGTCTCCCCTGATGGACAGAAATCCCTCTCCCACTCTCAGCATCCTGCCATCATTTTATGGAACTTCATTTGGATATCGCATCAGAACCACATCTGAGCCCTGCCGATCCAAAACAAGGACCAGAGAAGCCTGTGATGACAACAGATCTAGAGAGCCCATGAATGACATGCGACATACCATAGAAATAAAAGGAAAACCCTGCTTATTGAAAACAAAGGCTGGAGTGCCAGTCAGCCCCCACCCCAAAATAATGAGCCCTGAGAGGGGGTCCCAGCCTCGTAAAATCAAAACCACCAAGACGTTTTTGTGAGGACCAGAGGGGCCTCTAGAGACTAAGACAGTGTGTGAGCTACATAGTCCTGTGAACAGGTGGAGAAGCCTGGATTAGGTCTGAGAATGATTTGACGGCACAATTGTGTGTGGCCCTTTATTCCTTTCCAATACAGAAAATCTGCTTTGCAGACTGGCATGCTAGACCAATTTGTGTCTAACAACTTAAATGTCTTATGGCTTTGAGAAGAATGGCTTTAGCACAGGCTGTGATGTTGAGTTAAGTCCAGCGAGAAAGAGTGATAGACTTTTTAGGTTTTCTTTCTGTCACTTATATGATCTTCCTCAGTTAAAGTCGCTTAAGCTGTATTGACACATTATTATGATTCCTCAAAATTAAATCCCTGCAGGTTTTGGtgttttcttcctctctctctctctctctctctctctctctctctctctcggtttgATATAAAACTAGTACATCTTCTAAAATATGTAACTCCATCCAAAAATCATGTCTGGTGACTGTCTTTCAACACTGGGGAATGACGTTACATAAGACTTTTGAAGGCCGAAAAGACAAATGCCTTTACAGCTGTTGATTTTGAAACAAAAGTGGTACATTTAAGTGATGTATAGTGCACACAATAAAACGTCAGTTACTGATAGTTTGATATTAGTTTCATGAGTTGTTTTGTGAACATAtccttataatatatcaatatacagtgttcaaaagttttgggtcggtcagtgtcttatgctcagcaagcctgcatttatttgaacaaaatacagcaaaaacaataatgttgtgaaataagaacagcatttcttcCCTAAATCAAAGTCATTCTTTCATTGCATCCATACGCTACACTGTTAAATGTTGAATGAATTATTCAGATTTTGAACATGTTCAAAGAGTGTAACTTGAGGCTCTTATCGATGCCGTAGATGATCTGATTAAATGAACACTATAAAGCAGCAGGGTTGTGTGGAAATACCCAGAAGTCTCTGTCTCCCAGCATTCCCTTCCAGTTCAGACTGAGTAAATATTTGCATTGCCCTaagaaaatgagagagaggaTGTTAGCCGGGTATTGATAAAGCCTGTGCATACACATTACTTAGCTGCAAGGcacaagaaacaataaaaaagcaaaacatacaTGTAGAAGTAAAAAAAGCACTGAAAGTATTTACACTGATGTCATGAAAATGAATGGATGGTATGGAAACAGACGCTCTCAGTGATCTGCATGCTATTTCATGAAAGTAAAATGTCAGCTAAGCATCTTTTTTAGATTCTATTTGCttgattaattagtttatttgcttgttttaagtttgtgttttaatgaatCCAATTATTTATTATGAGGCAATGAATGGCGTCATCAAGCTGCATGTCTTACAATGTCAAACAGCATAAAAAGAAGAAAGGTTTTGAATATTTTGCAAACAAATTTGTTCAAGATGGTGTACTGGTTTGATTTATGATCCATCTGTAATGTAATACACAGTAGACGTACTAGGAAGAAATgtaaagcattaatatgaaaacatctGCTGTCCTCTAGTGGTCATTTGTAGTCGTTTCTCCAACTGCCTAGTAAACTTTAAGATATACCATGTTcaatcttaaatgtattttttattattattatattattattattctttattattattatggtatttGTCCCAAATTCTCCAGACTTAGCAGTTTAAAGATTATATTTCCAAACAGCTTGGAAAACAACAGATAAGCTCGTCAAATAGAATatgttaataacaaaaaaataaataaaaataaaaatgaacatagtTTGCGGCTGGAAGATACCATATATATTTCAAtggcaattaaataataataataataataaaatatatatattgcacagtTATTAATATGATTagaattatgtatatgtaaaacgaaaacaaaaatatattagagcATGTATTATGAAGATTAgtattattgataaaaaaataatatattaaaatgtaataatatatttcagtGACCACTGGATAGAACAAAAATATTGTACATGAATATTATTAGAGAAAATGTAGATacatcaaatgaaaacaaaaaggatattaattatgtattttgattatgataaaataaataaatacattttttttaaagtgtataaaatgtatatagcTACTTATATTATTAGAGAAGTTCTATTTACATATAGGCCTAATGTAAAAGGGAcattagaaaatgtattattatgattattatgctgataatattattgtaaattaattaattaattaatatataaaatgatgaaTGAAAACAGTATCTATTGTATATTACGAATAAATATTTATCTCGGTATTCTTTATTTAATAGTCCATAATATGCatacctttctttttcttttcttttcttttcttttcttttcttttcttttcttttcttttcttttcttttctttctaaatgaatatgaaaatacagtaaaataagaaACGAAGTAAAACAAGAAGGTAGTGATTCAAATTCATTCAGATTGTCAAACAGTTTCACAAATGTaacactttttgttgttgttgttgttcattctTTTTATCCATACCTTAATATATAAGATGCCCGTTCCATCGTTGCATCACAGGAAACGGAAACACCGTGTGACAGCGTAACCATGGTGTGTAATTCCGTTTCCCCTCCAGTCGGGATTTTTGTGCGCTGTACAGGAATGTGTGGAGATGCTGTCGCTGGGGGAGAGGGAACAGCCGCAGCGTGCTGCTGACAGATGAACGCAGGAACGGCGCTCCGTGCCTTCGGCTCCCGGCACTGACACACTCGCATCCGCGCGGCTGCGCATCGGTCCCGTTACCGCACATTGATTGACTGAAGCTGCTCCTCCTCATGGCGAAAAACACCCTGTCCTCACGATTCCGGGGAGTCGACATCGACGAATACGACGAGAATAAATTCGTGGACGAGCAGGACGAGGCGGCCGAGCTGCAGGGACCGGACGCGTGCGAGGTGGACGATCTCATCAGGCAATATCCTTCAGATCAGACCGTGATCGGTTATACATCATCTCTCTTAAACATGCCTGGAGTAACGTTAAGTTCATCTCTCTTAAGGTCACCCAAAAACAACCTTGTCCTAGTTTAGATATTTAGGCACAGGTTGTGTCTCAAACACATTCTGCTGCCTACCCCTGTGATGTCCAGAAGTACTGTCCGGTGTCTAGATAGACAGTTCACAGGCATAGAGTCAATGTTAATAAGAGTGAATTTGTCAAATAGTTGCACATTGAGTGTGATGTGGGGCAGCTTTAGATTTATtccaaattattaatgttttgtttttgtattaaaagtAGCCATTTATTTAGTGGAGTTACTGGTGGTGCTGATTACTTTTTTCTAGAAATTTAAAATtatgtcttaatattttataggttcagttttattttatttctgttttattgttctgTACAGTAGATTTTAGTTGATctcgttaatttttttttttctggtttcgGTTTAGTTAGCTTCAGCTTTTAGCTGTTATAGATCAAAGTTATTTTATGgtgtaaattttgatttaatatcCTTAAAGGGCTGTTATGTTAACACACTGACTGAGAATAAGTAATTATTTTCATTccctttttgaaaataatttatttactttttggtgCCACTGaaattttggtttcattttatttattattattattttttttataactacatCCTTTAAATAACCTCTGAATAACCTTGAATATGACAGGGCCATAGGGCCATGCAGTTTTgacgtgatatatatatatatatatatatataatcttttgttgtgttttttaagcaACACCAAATCAgaaagtaaacaaatattttgtttcgAAGAAAAAACTCCCCCTCATTCCCCCCACCTGTGTGTgatgtcatttatttaatcaggtCATCAGCGGTTGTGACTGGAATGATCCATTTTTGGTGCTCAGAGGCACATTTTTAGACTGTAAGAGCTTTAAAGAGGACTGACTCTGACATCTCCACTAATACGATAAAGACATGAATTGCATGTTTGTGCCTTCGGCATATTGTTTAGATACCGTTtagatgtttgtttgtattttcttttggTCATTATTGGTTTCTTTAAAGGAGGTAGTGAATAGTAAGACTCAGATCTCTAAAATCTTTAAGTTGAGTAGTTGAGTGTgtaataatgattgttttcaaactgGTTTCTGAACACTCTCTCCTCATCTTCCATTGGTCGGACAGGAAACATAGTCCCACTTCAAATTAAGTGTTGCTGTTTTGGGCTGTTCAGGATGATTGGCAATGTTTTTATATGAGACAGAGAAACAGTTTACACTTTTCAAAGAAACCTACctgtaaatggtttatttttagtCGTCTCCCTGGCACactaaaaaaatgtacatatgtaAACAGCCAGTGAGACAATGCCAGATATGTGCATAACACCAGCTTCTCTGTCAACTTTTCTAATACTAATACTACCACACTAAAAATAAGATGTTCTCCACATCTAAAGAATGCTCTTCAGGGTTTTTAGGAGCGACTGGTTGGTTGCTCAGCTTTCCTTAACTAACTGTGATGCACAGGGGACATGATGACAGCATTTCACATCGCCTTGAGGAATCCACCAATCAACTCCAAGAATCCGGCAGTGAAAGTAAGAGCCAGTTCTGTTGCTCAGACAGCTTGATGTATTGCTTTCAGATGTTATTAGGGGCCCTATTTGTACATAACAGGTTGTCACAGAAATCTCATCGTGTGTCTGGAATGTGTTGTTGATTTGCCTTGAGGGTGTGAAATTCAGCTCTCTGAATGGTTTAAGGGAATATTACGGGTTCACTGCaaaatgttgattaccacaaaaataacaCCCGCTTGTCCCTCCTTTTCTCTAA includes the following:
- the LOC109104105 gene encoding uncharacterized protein LOC109104105, whose amino-acid sequence is MCKILWRRKDDQNVLQDRPQHFTEDENLSLTPLLHLYLPSSYQLQGQREDTAAGQENSSEVHERQDVTEELREHDITMESQKQDITVNKTADEGQNDFTDGMRYDNTDTCENDTPEEMFENDKIDEKRPQDVTDDNRQQKIIENQCDIDRSFNIVEDKQEYDITEKTEGEYRRIKLNRSSYKSSDLKHRIKTRYPATATALTFPSPLMDRNPSPTLSILPSFYGTSFGYRIRTTSEPCRSKTRTREACDDNRSREPMNDMRHTIEIKGKPCLLKTKAGVPVSPHPKIMSPERGSQPRKIKTTKTFL